Proteins encoded by one window of Takifugu flavidus isolate HTHZ2018 unplaced genomic scaffold, ASM371156v2 ctg339, whole genome shotgun sequence:
- the LOC130520294 gene encoding immunoglobulin lambda-1 light chain-like, with protein sequence MLESLCTLITALTCVSAVTVLTQKPTVVSLSRGESVTMDCNLGTVTNRAAFWYKQVPGGVPQFVLSWYHGWSSVTYGSGFSSPRFTSTHQSTSDYRLMINNLEEGDSAVYYCQAWDGSANEFVFGPGTKLIVTSSSLPPPVLTVFPPSRAELQSNKATLVCLSRLSAPFAEVSWLLGDTSVSSGISTSTPVQQADQTFQISSHLSILTSDWDAQKVYTCKVSVGSQTAEKSIKKSECEE encoded by the exons atgctggagagcctctgcactctcatcactgctctaacat gtgtgagtgctgtgacggtgctgacacagaagcccactgttgtgtctctgagcagaggagagtcagtcaccatggactgtaacctgggaactgtTACTAACAGGGCTGCTTTctggtataaacaggttccaggaggagttcctcagtttgTACTCAGCTGGTATCACGGCTGGAGTTCTGTCAcatatggttctggtttctcatctccaagattcacttctactcatcaatcaacatcagattatcgtttgatgatcaataatctggaggagggagactcagcagtctATTACTGTCAAGCATGGGACGGCTCTGCTAACGAGTTc GTATTCGGACCAGGAACCAAGCTGATTGTCACCA gctccagcctccctcctcctgtcctgacagtcttccctccgtccagagctgagctccagtccaacaaagccactctggtctgtctgtccagactctctgcaccttttgcagaggtgagctggttgcttggtgacacttcagtgagcagcgggatctccaccagcactcctgtccaacaagcagaccagactttccaaatcagcagccatctgtccatcctgacgtCAGACTGGGACGCGCAGAAGGTTTACACCTGTAAAGTGTCTGTGggctcccagactgcagagaaaagcatcaAGAAGTCCGAGTGTGAAGaatag